In Pikeienuella piscinae, the sequence CGCCGGCGCTGGACCCGACCGCCGGCGCGGCGGCCGCGATCGACGAGATCGTCTACGCCAATGTCTTCGAGGGGCTGGTGCGGTTCGCGCCGGACGGCTCCATCAAGCCCGGCCTCGCGGAGAGCTGGGAGATAACGGATGGCGGGCTGGTCTACACCTTCAAGCTGCGCGAGGGCGTGACCTTCCATGACGGGACGACATTCGACGCCGAGGACGTGAAGTTCTCGCTCGACCGGATCGCGGCGGAGGAGAGCGCGAACGCGCAGAAGGCGCTCTACGCCTCGATTCTCGAGGTGGTGGCGCTGGACCCGACGACCGTCCGCGTCACGCTGAACCAGCCGACGGGCGGGTTTCTCTTCAACCTCGCCTGGGGCGACGCGGTGATCGTCGCGCCGGAAAGCGCCGCGGCGAACGCCACGGACCCGGTCGGCACCGGGCCGTTCAAGTTTTCGAAATGGGTCAAGGGCGACAGCGTCGAGATCGTGAAGAACGACGCCTATTGGGGCGATGCGGCGAAGCTGGACAAGGCGACGTTCAAGTTCATCTCGGACCCGAACGCCGCCTTCGCGGCGGTGATGGCCGGCGACATCGACGCCTTTCCGGGCTTTCCGGCGCCGGAGATCCTTGAGCAGTTCCAGTCCGACCCGCGCTTTCTGGTCATCGTCGGCTCCACCGAGGGCGAGACGATCCTCGCGACCAACAACAAGGCGGGGCCGCTGGCGGACGTGCGGGTGCGCGCCGCCATCGCCCACGCAATCGACCGGCAGGCGATCATCGACGGGGCGTTGTACGGCTACGGAACGCCGATCGGCACGCATTTCGCCCCGCATAACCCGGCCTATGTCGATCTGACGCTGCAATCCGCCTACGATCCGGAATTCTCGAAGAAACTGCTGGCCGAGGCGGGCCACGCCGAAGGGCTGACCCTGCGGCTGAAGCTGCCGCCGCCCTCCTACGCGCGGCGCGGCGGCGAGATCATCGCGGCGCAGCTGCGCGAGGTCGGGATCGAGACGGAGATCACCAATCTCGAATGGGCCGGCTGGCTTGAGGAGGTGTTCAAGAACAAGGATTACGACCTGACCATCGTCTCCCATACCGAACCGATGGACATCGGCATCTATGCGCGCGACGATTATTACTTCAATTACGCCTCTGACGAGTTCAAGGTCGTCCACGCGATGCTGGAGCGCTCGACCGACGAAGCCGAACGGACGGCGCTCTTGCAGGCGCTGCAACGGATCATCGCCGACGATTACGTGAACGGCTATCTCTTCCAGCTCGCCCGGACCAGCGTGCAGAATGCGAAGCTGAAAGGGCTCTGGAAGCATTCACCGACCCAGGCGAACGACCTGACCAAGGCGTATTGGGAGTAGGCCGGGAGCGCCGCCCGGCTCATTCCGGCATCCCGGCGCGGCGGAGGCCCTCGAAATAGCGGGCGCCGCCAAGCGAGCCGCCATAGTCGCTGACCGCGCGCCGCGCCGATATGCTGTCGCCCGGAATGAGGCGCATATGGGCGGCCATCGCCGCCTCGGCTTCCGCCTGCCGCCCGAGATGAGCGGAGGCGGAAGCGATGACGGAAAAGAGCGTGAGAAAGCCGTCCGTCAGCTCCAGCCCTTGCTTCGCGTGGCGGATCGCCTCCTCGTCGTCGCCCAGCAGCAGGAGAGCTGTCGCGCAGCCGCCGTGCAGCGCCACGAGATTGGGGCCGAACGGTCGGAGGCGGCGGCGCCGCGCGAAGCATTTCAGCGCGGCGGCCGGATCGCCGGACCAGATGCTGGCCCAGCCGGCGTAGAACAACACGTCGGTGTCGAAGGGCGCCCGGCGGAGGAGATCGGCGATCGTCCTGTTCAACGGGGCGACGGCGCGCGAATGCATGAAATCCGCGATGGCGAGGCTCAGGTCGAGATGCGGAAGCTGGCGGGCGAAGCGCCGCGCCGCGGCCTCCCATTCCGGCAGCAGCGCGTAATAGCGCTCGAACCCGCCGCTGAAACCGCAGGTGCGCCCGGCGAGCACGCAGGCGATCGCCTGGGCGTGGGCCTCGACCAGCGACGGATCGCGTTCGATGGCGCGAGCGTACAGCGCGAGCGCCGCCTCGGACGAGTCCTGGTGAAAGGAACGGCGCGCCATCATGCCCGCGAGAAGGCACTGCTCGGCGGTCAGGTCTTCGGGCGGAATCCCCGACAGCCGCGCGTCTTCCTCGTCGAGGATCAGCCCGGCGACCGCGGCCGCGGCCTCTTCGCCGACACGATCCCGCCATTCGAAGCCGTCCGCGAGGTCGCCGTCGAATTTTTCAGACCAGATCAGGGCGCCGTCCGGCGCGGTCAGGCGCGACTCGAACCGGAGACGGTCGCCGCGGGCGCAGAACGACGAGACGAGCGAATAGGCGGCCTCGGGCGCCCGTTCCGCCGTCTCCGCGTTCAGCCAGCGCACCGCGCCGGGATAGACGCCGGGATCGGAGGTCAGCGCCTCGGCCATCTCGCGGATTTCGGTACGAGGATCGGCGGTCGCGCCGGGCTGGAGGCCGAGGCGCGGAAAGCTGCGGCGGGAGAGGTTGCCGCCAGCCGGCGCCGGCGCCGCGGCGCCGCGGCGCCGCGGCGCCGCGCGGGCCCAGAGCCGCAGCGGGCGGGCGATGTGCTTCAGCATCCGCTCGCCGGCGTCGTCGAAGGAGGGGCGCAGCGCGCCGTCGAGGCTGGTATAGGCCGGGCCGGAGATCATCACGCCGCCGGGATCGGCGAGCGCTTCCAGCCGCGCGGCGACATTCACGCCGTCGCCGAAGACGTCCTCATCCTCATGCGTCACGTCGCCGATATGGATGCCGATGCGGAGCCGCATGGTCCCGTCATCCGCGAGACGGTCCTGCACCTGGATCGCGCAGCTCACCGCGTCGGCGGCGCTGTTGAACTCGACCAGCCAGCCGTCGCCCATGTTTTTCACGATCCGGCCCCTCGCGCCGGCGACGGCCGGGCCGAAGATTTCCGCGCGAAAGCGGCGGAGTGAGGCGAGCGTCGCGGCTTCGTCGGCGACCATGAGCGCGAAATAACCGGCGATGTCGGCGGCGAAGATGGCGGCCAGCCGTCGGCTCATCGCAAGGCTCCCCTGCCCCGAACGCTGTGCCCGCAATGTGCGAAATCGCGGCGACCGATGCACTCCGGCATGTCCGACGCGGGCGCGCGCCGCGTGCGGAAACAGCTTGCCCTCGGCGCGGCGGCGCCGTAGCCGGAAGGCCGACGAGCCGGGGTCCCGCATGTTTCGCTACGCTCTCCAGCGTCTTCTCTCGCTCGGGCTCAGCCTCTTGGCGGCCAGCGCCGCGATCTTTGCGGTGGTGGAGGTGATTCCGGGCGATCCGGCGGCCTACATGCTGGGAATGAACGCGAGCGCGGACACGCTCGCCGCGGTCCGGGCGGAGCTTGGCCTCGATCAGCCGCTGGTCCTTCGCTATCTTGGCTGGCTCGGCGGCATGGCGACCGGGGATTTCGGGATCAGCTACACCTACCGGACGCCGGTCAGTGAACTGGTGGCGGAGCGGGTCTGGGTCTCGCTGCCGCTGACGATCTACGCGCTGGCGCTCTCCACGCTGATCGCGATTCCGGCCGGGCTGCTGGCGGCGGCGCGACGCGGGCGGGCGACGGACTGGGGGGTGATGGGGGTGACGCAGCTTGGCGTCGCTGTGCCGAACTTCTGGTTCGCGATCCTCCTCGTCATCGTCTTCGCGATCAATCTGCGCTGGGTCTCGGCCGGCGGGTTTCCGGGCTGGGAGGGGGGCGTATTCCCGGCGCTGAAGGCGTTGACCCTGCCAGCCATTGCGCTGGCGCTGCCGCAGGCCTCGATCCTCGCGCGGGTCATGCGGTCGGCCCTCCTCGACACGCTGGACGAGGATTTCGTCCGCACCGCGCGGGCCAAGGGGCTGTCGCGCCGCCAGGCGCTCTGGAGTCACGCCTTTCGGAACGCGCTGATCCCGGTCTTGACCATCATCGGCCTCCAGTTCTCCTTCCTCATCGCCGGGGCGATCATCATCGAGAACGTCTTTTTCCTGCCCGGCCTCGGGCGGCTGATCTTTCAGGGCATCACCCAGCGCGACCTGATCGTAGTGGAGAGCGTGGTGATGATCCTCGTCTTCGCGGTCATACTCGTGACCTTCCTCGTCGATCTCGCCTATGCGTGGGTCGATCCGCGCCTGAGGCGGCGATGAGGGGGAGCTTTCTTTTCGGCGCGCTTCTTTCCGGGCTTTTCGTCGGAGCGGCGCTGCTTTCATTCGTCTGGACCCCCTACGATGTCGAGGCGCTGGATATCGGCGAGAAGCTGCTGGCGCCCGACGCGGCGCACTGGTTCGGGACCGACCAACTCGGCCGCGACATCTTCTCGATGATCATGGTCGGTGCGCGGGTCTCGATCGCGGTGGCGGTGATCGCGGTCGGGGTCGGGGTGATCTTCGGCGTCCCGCTCGGGCTGGCGGCTGCGGCGCGGCGCGGCGGGCTGCTGGACGAGGTCATCATGCGGACGAACGACCTGATCTTCGCCTTCCCGTCGCTGGTGATCGCGATCCTGATCACCGCGGTGTTCGGCCCCTCGGCGGTGAACGCGATCATCGCCATCGGCATTTTCAACATCCCGGTCTTCGCCCGGCTCTCGCGCGGCGCGGCGCTCTCGCTCTGGTCGCGCGATTTCATCATGGCGGCGCGGGTGGCAGGCAAGGGCAAGGCGCGGATCTCGGCCGAACATATCCTGCCCAACATCGCCAATCTCCTGATCGTGCAGGGAACGATCCAGTTCAGCCTTGGCATTCTTGCGGAGGCCGGGCTCTCCTATGTCGGGCTCGGCGCGCAGCCGCCGACGCCGAGCTGGGGGCGGATGCTGGCGGAGAGCCAGACGCTGATCTACGGCAACCCGCTGATCGCGGTCTGGCCGGGCATGGCCATTGTCCTCACCGTGCTCGGGCTCAACCTGATGGGCGACGGCTTGCGCGACTGGCTCGACCCGCGGCTGAGGCGGGCGCGATGAGCCTGCTGGAGATCGACCGCCTGTCGCTCGGCATCCACGAGCTGCCGATCCTGAAGGATGTGAGCTTCGCCATCGCGGCGGGCGAGGTTTTCGGCGTGATCGGCGAGTCGGGGTCGGGCAAGTCGCTGACCGCGTATTCGGTCATGCGCCTGCTGCCGCGCGGGGCCGCGCCCACGGGCGCGGTCCGGCTCGACGGCGAGGATCTGTTGGCCAAGAGCGAGCGGGAGATGTGCCGCGTCCGGGGGGCCGGGATCGGCATGGTGTTTCAGGAGCCGATGACGGCGCTCAACCCGGTCCGCACCATCGGCGAGCAGGTGGCGGAGACAGCGCTCATTCACGGCGCGATGGGGCGGCGCGAAGCGATGGCCAATGCGCGTGCGATGCTGGACCGGGTCGGCCTCCCCGCCGAGCGGTTTCCCCTCGACCGCTATCCGCATGAGCTTTCCGGCGGCCAGCGCCAGCGCGTGGTCATCGCCATGGCGATCGCGCTTCGGCCGCGCCTGCTGATCGCCGACGAGCCGACGACGGCGCTGGATGTGACGACGCAGGCGCAGATCATCCGGCTCCTGCGCGAGTTGGTGGACGAGTTCGACATGGGGCTGATGCTCATCACCCATGATCTGGGGCTGGTCGCGGATGTCGCGGACCGGCTGGCGATCATGCGTCATGGCGAGGTGGTCGAGGCGGGCGAGACCGGCGCGATCTTCGCCGACATGAAGCATCCCTACACGCGCGCGCTCTACGCCGCGTCCTCCCATGTTCCCGACCGGGCGGCGGTCGTTCCGCAGGAAACGCCGGTGCTGGAGCTGCGCGAAGTGGTGCGCGAATACCCCGCCCCGCGCGCCGGGCTTTTCGCGCCGCGCGGCGCGCGGCGGGCGGTTGACGGGGTCAGCTTCACCCTGAAGCGCGGCGAGACGCTGGGGCTGGTCGGCGAATCCGGCTGCGGGAAATCCACGCTCAGCCGCGCCATTCTCGGGCTGGAGGATGTCCAGGCGGGCGAGATCAGGGTCATGGGTCATGTCGTCTCGGCCGGGCTTGCGCGGACGGAGCGGCGGCGGATGCAGGCGGTGTTCCAGGACCCTTACGGCGGCTTCAACCCGCGCTGGTCGGTCGGGCGCCTGGTGGCGGAGCCGTTTCATCTTCTCGACGATCCGCCGACGGGCGCGGCGCGGCGCGCGGCGGTGGCGAAAGTGCTGCAAGAGGTCGGCCTCCGCCCCGACGACGCGTCGAAATACATCCACGAGTTTTCCGGCGGCCAGCGCCAGCGCATCGCCATCGCGCGGGCGCTGATCATCGAGCCGGATCTGATCATTCTCGACGAGGCGGTGAGCGCGCTCGACGTGTCGATAAGGGCGCAGATCCTCGATCTCCTGGCCGATCTCTCCGCGCGGCTCGATCTCTCCTATCTCTTCATCAGCCACGATCTTTCCGTGGTGCGGGCGATCACCGACCGGGTGCTGGTGATGCAGGCCGGGCGGATCGTCGAGGAAGGCGCGACCGAAGAGGTTTTCCGGAACCCCGCGCACGCCTATACCAGAACCCTGATCGCCGCCGCCCCGGATATCGAGGCGGCCCTGAAGAGGAGGCGCGCATGAACACCCACCCCGATCTCTGGTTCGGCGCCGACGCCGTCTATATCTCCGGCGGCTGGCGGGCGCCGGCGGGCGGCGAGCGGCTGCCGCTGGAGAACCCTTCCGACGGCTCGACCGTGGGCGAGATCGCGCGCGGAAGCGCCGCCGATATCGACGCGGCTGTCGAGGCGGCCGATGCGGCGCTCGAGGGCGACTGGGGCCGGGCGACGGCCGCCGAGCGGGGCCGCGTGCTGGCGAAGATGGGCCGCATCGTTCTGGACCGCGCCGAGGCGCTGGCGCGGATCGAGGCGGCGGATGTCGGCAAACCGCTGAAGCAGGCGCGCGCCGACGCGCTGGCCCTCGCCCGTTACCTCGAATTCTATGGCGGCGCGGCCGACAAGGTGACGGGCGAGACGATTCCCTATCTCGACGGCTACACGGTCTATACGCTCCGCGAGCCGCACGGCGTCACCGGGCATATCGTGCCCTGGAACTATCCGATGCAGATCATCGGCCGCTCGGTCGGGGCGGCGCTGGCGATGGGCAACGCCTGCGTGCTGAAACCCTCGGAGGAGGCGTGCCTCACCGCCCTCGCCTTCGCCGCCATCGCGGAGGAGGCGGGGCTGCCTGCCGGCGCGGTGAATGTCGTGCCGGGGCTGGGCGCGGAGGCGGGCGCGGCGCTCTCGGCGCATCC encodes:
- a CDS encoding ABC transporter permease, translating into MFRYALQRLLSLGLSLLAASAAIFAVVEVIPGDPAAYMLGMNASADTLAAVRAELGLDQPLVLRYLGWLGGMATGDFGISYTYRTPVSELVAERVWVSLPLTIYALALSTLIAIPAGLLAAARRGRATDWGVMGVTQLGVAVPNFWFAILLVIVFAINLRWVSAGGFPGWEGGVFPALKALTLPAIALALPQASILARVMRSALLDTLDEDFVRTARAKGLSRRQALWSHAFRNALIPVLTIIGLQFSFLIAGAIIIENVFFLPGLGRLIFQGITQRDLIVVESVVMILVFAVILVTFLVDLAYAWVDPRLRRR
- a CDS encoding ABC transporter ATP-binding protein is translated as MSLLEIDRLSLGIHELPILKDVSFAIAAGEVFGVIGESGSGKSLTAYSVMRLLPRGAAPTGAVRLDGEDLLAKSEREMCRVRGAGIGMVFQEPMTALNPVRTIGEQVAETALIHGAMGRREAMANARAMLDRVGLPAERFPLDRYPHELSGGQRQRVVIAMAIALRPRLLIADEPTTALDVTTQAQIIRLLRELVDEFDMGLMLITHDLGLVADVADRLAIMRHGEVVEAGETGAIFADMKHPYTRALYAASSHVPDRAAVVPQETPVLELREVVREYPAPRAGLFAPRGARRAVDGVSFTLKRGETLGLVGESGCGKSTLSRAILGLEDVQAGEIRVMGHVVSAGLARTERRRMQAVFQDPYGGFNPRWSVGRLVAEPFHLLDDPPTGAARRAAVAKVLQEVGLRPDDASKYIHEFSGGQRQRIAIARALIIEPDLIILDEAVSALDVSIRAQILDLLADLSARLDLSYLFISHDLSVVRAITDRVLVMQAGRIVEEGATEEVFRNPAHAYTRTLIAAAPDIEAALKRRRA
- a CDS encoding ABC transporter substrate-binding protein, whose protein sequence is MKPVLTLVAGACALLAGPALAADVTIGMQLEPPALDPTAGAAAAIDEIVYANVFEGLVRFAPDGSIKPGLAESWEITDGGLVYTFKLREGVTFHDGTTFDAEDVKFSLDRIAAEESANAQKALYASILEVVALDPTTVRVTLNQPTGGFLFNLAWGDAVIVAPESAAANATDPVGTGPFKFSKWVKGDSVEIVKNDAYWGDAAKLDKATFKFISDPNAAFAAVMAGDIDAFPGFPAPEILEQFQSDPRFLVIVGSTEGETILATNNKAGPLADVRVRAAIAHAIDRQAIIDGALYGYGTPIGTHFAPHNPAYVDLTLQSAYDPEFSKKLLAEAGHAEGLTLRLKLPPPSYARRGGEIIAAQLREVGIETEITNLEWAGWLEEVFKNKDYDLTIVSHTEPMDIGIYARDDYYFNYASDEFKVVHAMLERSTDEAERTALLQALQRIIADDYVNGYLFQLARTSVQNAKLKGLWKHSPTQANDLTKAYWE
- a CDS encoding ABC transporter permease; translation: MRGSFLFGALLSGLFVGAALLSFVWTPYDVEALDIGEKLLAPDAAHWFGTDQLGRDIFSMIMVGARVSIAVAVIAVGVGVIFGVPLGLAAAARRGGLLDEVIMRTNDLIFAFPSLVIAILITAVFGPSAVNAIIAIGIFNIPVFARLSRGAALSLWSRDFIMAARVAGKGKARISAEHILPNIANLLIVQGTIQFSLGILAEAGLSYVGLGAQPPTPSWGRMLAESQTLIYGNPLIAVWPGMAIVLTVLGLNLMGDGLRDWLDPRLRRAR
- a CDS encoding adenylate/guanylate cyclase domain-containing protein, which produces MSRRLAAIFAADIAGYFALMVADEAATLASLRRFRAEIFGPAVAGARGRIVKNMGDGWLVEFNSAADAVSCAIQVQDRLADDGTMRLRIGIHIGDVTHEDEDVFGDGVNVAARLEALADPGGVMISGPAYTSLDGALRPSFDDAGERMLKHIARPLRLWARAAPRRRGAAAPAPAGGNLSRRSFPRLGLQPGATADPRTEIREMAEALTSDPGVYPGAVRWLNAETAERAPEAAYSLVSSFCARGDRLRFESRLTAPDGALIWSEKFDGDLADGFEWRDRVGEEAAAAVAGLILDEEDARLSGIPPEDLTAEQCLLAGMMARRSFHQDSSEAALALYARAIERDPSLVEAHAQAIACVLAGRTCGFSGGFERYYALLPEWEAAARRFARQLPHLDLSLAIADFMHSRAVAPLNRTIADLLRRAPFDTDVLFYAGWASIWSGDPAAALKCFARRRRLRPFGPNLVALHGGCATALLLLGDDEEAIRHAKQGLELTDGFLTLFSVIASASAHLGRQAEAEAAMAAHMRLIPGDSISARRAVSDYGGSLGGARYFEGLRRAGMPE